The Pantoea phytobeneficialis genome has a segment encoding these proteins:
- the galR gene encoding HTH-type transcriptional regulator GalR: MATIKDVARMAGVSVATVSRVINNSPKASESSRLAVTQAMEQLQYHPNANARALAQQSTETLGLVVGDVSDPFFGAMVKAVDEVAGQTGNFLLIGNGYHNEQKERQAIEQLMRHRCAALVVHAKKIPDDDLEQLMKQVPGMVLLNRLLKGFESRCIALDDRYGAWLATRHLIQQGHTQIAFICSTHTISDAEDRLQGYYDALKEHGLPSNDRLVAWGEPDEVGGEQAMTELLGRGKQFTAVACYNDSMAAGALAVLSDNGIRVPEEMSLIGFDDVLVSRYVRPRLTTVRYPIVTMAQQAAQLALALANDLPMPEVTNMFSPTLVRRHSVSGPG; the protein is encoded by the coding sequence ATGGCTACCATTAAGGATGTCGCCAGAATGGCTGGGGTCTCGGTCGCGACCGTATCCCGCGTGATTAATAATTCCCCCAAGGCCAGCGAGAGTTCACGCCTCGCCGTGACTCAGGCAATGGAGCAGTTGCAATACCACCCAAACGCCAACGCACGCGCGCTGGCACAGCAATCCACCGAAACACTCGGCCTGGTAGTCGGTGATGTTTCCGACCCGTTCTTTGGCGCGATGGTTAAAGCCGTTGATGAAGTGGCGGGCCAGACCGGCAACTTTTTGCTGATTGGTAACGGTTACCATAACGAACAAAAAGAGCGTCAGGCGATTGAGCAACTGATGCGCCATCGCTGCGCGGCGCTGGTGGTGCACGCCAAGAAGATCCCGGACGATGATCTGGAGCAACTGATGAAGCAAGTCCCCGGTATGGTGTTGCTGAATCGGTTACTGAAAGGGTTTGAGTCACGCTGCATTGCGCTGGATGACCGCTACGGTGCCTGGCTGGCGACACGCCATTTGATCCAACAGGGCCATACCCAGATTGCTTTCATCTGTTCCACCCACACCATTTCTGACGCCGAAGACCGCCTCCAGGGTTATTACGATGCGCTGAAAGAACATGGTCTGCCGAGTAATGATCGTCTGGTTGCCTGGGGCGAACCGGATGAAGTAGGCGGCGAACAGGCGATGACCGAACTCCTCGGTCGCGGCAAGCAGTTCACCGCAGTGGCCTGTTACAACGATTCTATGGCCGCTGGCGCGCTGGCGGTGTTGAGCGATAACGGTATCCGCGTGCCGGAAGAGATGTCGCTGATTGGTTTCGACGATGTGCTGGTATCACGCTACGTGCGCCCGCGTCTGACCACGGTACGTTACCCGATTGTGACCATGGCGCAGCAAGCCGCCCAACTGGCGTTAGCACTGGCAAACGATTTGCCGATGCCGGAAGTGACCAATATGTTCAGTCCGACGCTGGTACGTCGCCATTCCGTTAGCGGGCCGGGTTAA
- a CDS encoding molybdopterin-dependent oxidoreductase yields MKTRVPHLAHWGAFTAVTENGRLTGCEPFFADADPSPMLNTIPELVYSDKRIRQPMVRRSWLKSRENSDRTLRGREDFVAVDWDTALDLVAEENRRVRDRYGASGIFNGSYGWSSAGRVNHARTLIRRFYFQGGGGVDQQGNYSWGAAQFFLPYVIGTYMPLTGRVTDWPDVVEHAEIFIAFGGLALKNAQVASGGAGQHSLKPALEQLTAKGTPIINISPMRDDCPAFVNAEWIPIRPNTDVALMLALGFEITRRQAVDEAFLASHCTGWPQLRAYLLGENDGIAKTPEWASQITGIPAARIALLAQQLIGKRSFITCSYSVQRAHRGEQPYWMMIALSSMLGQPGLPGGGFSFGHGSMNSVGNPRQEGPAPLMSTGPNPSGLSIPVARISDMLLNPGQPYSFQGETLHYPDIHLVHWAGGNPFHHHQQLNRLVEGWQRPDTVVVQDIVWTPAAQMADIVLPATTTLERNDIGGSSRDRFVLAMHQAIKPQHQARHDFDIFADLADRLGYREVFTEGRNEMQWIEHLYQQCAVAHARKGIHFPEFGEFWQRGFVEIPQGGAPYVFMDAFRANPVANPIQTASGKIELFCQTIADYQLEDFAGHPEWREPQEWLGARLSEQFPLHMISIQPSDRLHSQLDATATVQANKTAGRETLYMHPQDAAARAINDGDEIEVSNARGRMLAGVRVTDGLTPGVVIISTGAWFDPGFGRAWQPWDRAGNPNVLTLDIGTSSLTQGPNAMSCLVEIKKHEVCTIQ; encoded by the coding sequence ATGAAAACACGCGTGCCACATCTGGCGCACTGGGGCGCTTTTACCGCGGTGACGGAAAATGGCCGTCTCACCGGTTGCGAACCGTTCTTCGCCGATGCCGATCCTTCACCGATGCTGAATACCATCCCTGAGCTGGTTTATTCGGACAAACGTATTCGCCAGCCGATGGTGCGTCGTTCGTGGCTAAAATCCCGTGAGAACAGCGATCGCACGCTGCGTGGTCGCGAAGATTTTGTCGCAGTGGACTGGGACACCGCGCTGGATCTGGTGGCGGAGGAAAATCGCCGGGTGCGCGACCGTTACGGTGCATCAGGCATTTTTAACGGTTCCTATGGCTGGTCCTCAGCCGGACGCGTAAACCACGCACGCACGCTGATCCGTCGCTTCTATTTTCAGGGCGGCGGCGGGGTTGACCAGCAGGGCAACTACAGTTGGGGGGCGGCGCAGTTCTTTTTACCTTATGTGATTGGCACTTACATGCCGCTGACCGGCCGAGTCACCGACTGGCCGGATGTGGTGGAACATGCCGAGATCTTTATCGCCTTTGGTGGCCTGGCGCTGAAAAATGCTCAGGTAGCGTCCGGTGGCGCGGGGCAGCACAGCCTGAAACCGGCGCTGGAGCAACTGACCGCCAAGGGCACGCCGATCATTAACATCAGCCCGATGCGTGATGACTGCCCGGCGTTCGTCAATGCCGAGTGGATTCCAATTCGTCCCAATACCGATGTGGCATTGATGCTGGCGCTGGGCTTCGAAATTACCCGGCGTCAGGCGGTGGATGAGGCGTTTCTCGCCAGCCACTGCACCGGTTGGCCGCAGCTACGCGCCTATCTGCTGGGCGAGAATGATGGTATTGCCAAAACGCCGGAATGGGCCAGCCAGATCACCGGTATCCCAGCCGCGCGCATTGCGTTACTGGCGCAACAACTGATTGGCAAACGCAGCTTTATCACCTGTTCTTATTCGGTACAGCGCGCCCATCGCGGTGAACAGCCCTACTGGATGATGATTGCGCTGTCGTCGATGCTGGGTCAGCCCGGTTTGCCTGGCGGCGGTTTCTCCTTTGGTCATGGTTCGATGAACAGCGTCGGCAACCCGCGTCAGGAAGGCCCGGCTCCGCTGATGAGTACCGGACCCAATCCGTCTGGTCTGTCGATTCCGGTGGCGCGCATCAGTGATATGTTGCTCAACCCCGGCCAGCCCTACAGCTTCCAGGGCGAGACGTTGCATTACCCGGATATCCATCTGGTGCATTGGGCGGGTGGCAACCCGTTCCATCATCATCAGCAACTGAATCGTCTGGTCGAAGGCTGGCAGCGCCCGGATACCGTGGTGGTGCAGGATATCGTCTGGACGCCAGCGGCGCAGATGGCGGATATCGTGCTACCTGCCACTACCACGCTGGAACGCAACGATATTGGCGGCTCCTCGCGTGATCGCTTTGTGCTGGCGATGCATCAGGCGATTAAACCGCAGCATCAGGCGCGCCATGACTTTGATATCTTTGCCGATTTAGCCGATCGTCTTGGTTATCGCGAGGTGTTCACCGAAGGGCGCAATGAGATGCAATGGATTGAGCATCTCTATCAGCAGTGCGCAGTGGCGCATGCGCGCAAAGGGATCCACTTCCCGGAGTTTGGTGAGTTCTGGCAGCGTGGTTTTGTCGAAATCCCGCAGGGAGGCGCGCCTTACGTGTTTATGGATGCGTTTCGTGCCAACCCGGTGGCGAATCCGATTCAGACCGCCAGCGGCAAAATTGAACTGTTTTGCCAGACCATCGCGGATTACCAACTGGAGGATTTCGCCGGTCACCCGGAATGGCGTGAGCCGCAGGAGTGGCTGGGGGCAAGACTGAGCGAGCAGTTCCCGCTGCATATGATCTCGATTCAACCCTCCGATCGCCTGCACAGCCAGCTCGACGCTACCGCGACAGTGCAGGCCAACAAAACCGCCGGGCGTGAAACCCTGTATATGCATCCGCAGGATGCGGCGGCGCGTGCAATTAACGATGGCGACGAGATTGAAGTCAGCAACGCGCGTGGCCGCATGTTGGCAGGCGTGCGTGTAACCGATGGCCTGACACCGGGCGTGGTGATTATCTCGACCGGGGCCTGGTTTGACCCCGGCTTTGGCCGCGCCTGGCAGCCGTGGGACCGCGCCGGTAACCCGAATGTATTGACGCTGGATATTGGCACTTCGTCGTTAACCCAGGGGCCAAACGCCATGAGTTGCCTGGTGGAAATCAAAAAACATGAGGTTTGCACAATCCAGTAA